TATCCCATTCCGGATGAAAGTACATGGGTGATCTCGAGAGAGGTTCTAGAGAATGTGGTCCTATCACCAAAAGGGAGAAGAAATGTAGGAAggacaagaaagaaaagattcCAACCGTCTTCAGAGAAAgccaaaaagaagaggaaatttTCGTGTTCGGAGTGTGGCCAAGATGGTCACAGTAGGAAAACATGTGGAAATCCACCAAAAGATTGAAACATTAGGATTCTTATTGCATTTGTTGTCATGTTGGGCAGTTAACATTCATAAACAAAAGTGGTTTGCTTGTCAATAACACTGCTCCTATGCCACTAAGATTCTATGTTGTGTTGCACTTGTCAATAAAAAGTGTTTCACTTTAGACTATATACAGATTCTCTAACATATGTTTCATTAAACATGTATTCTCTTGTGTAAATATTGTATAATCACATATATCCCCTGAAATGGAGCTTTTTGGTGAAAAGTGATAGATATGAGGGGAATGGAATCACtttaaaaatagtgaaaaaaatTGCAGCATACGTATAAAGATGTATAACTTTAGTACTGGTTTTCTTGAGTTCATAGGCAAACTTTATTGACAAATTGAGTTCATAAGATATCTATAACTTTTTGTATAATCTTGTATAATCACGTGTATCCCCTTAAAAAAAGGATGCGGATTGCCCAAGATCAGCAAATATTACTTGAGAACATGTGATACCGTAAAATAAAACCATTCAACACTCAGTAATAATCACAAACGTACACAATAAAGGTGCATTTCATTGATTAGCAACATCATTGTACTTTACAGTATTGCATCAAAACAGCTTAGTCAAATTCCCTTCTAAAAATCACATTGTCTGTACTTTACATTACCACTTCAAAACATCTAAGTAAAATTCAAAAAGCAATTATATGCAGCCCCTACTTTTCCTCACGTTTCCTCTTCTTCCTCCCAAACCATCTGCCAGTAACTTCTTTAGTCCCACTAATTGTATCggccttttgtttttttcttccataatcccaCAATAGGGATTTATACCTGGTGCAATGTATCTCAATGTCAATATTGtcttttttgatttctttacCATGCACGAAATAATTAGCAAAGATAGCAACAAAAACTCCACAATCACTGTAAACAAAAAAACATATTATCCATGAGTTAATATAAAAGCAGTAAAAACAGTAAAATAAAGTGAATAGAAAAAGATACCTATTGATTGGTTGTGGCAGGTTATCAACCAGATTTATCAGCAAAGCATCACTTTGAGTTTTGTCAATGCCCCTCTTAACATTGAATTTGGAATTTTCTAGGAAGTACGGTAGCAATGTTTTCTAAGGTAACAGAGTTTTCATAACAAGTTTATCATTTTTTGAATCACGTTGGGAGTCGTACACATGGATACACCAATCACTGAAGGTAAAGACACCCAAAAACCCAATGTCCCAATTTAGATTTTCCCCTATCAACATACTTTGGGAATAACACATGATCAACTTTGTGCCAAGCTACATTtgcatcacaacaacaacctctaATGTACTCTTCTACTTCATGCTCTTTTGGGATCACGGAAAAATCTTGACCTTTTTCCTCAAACTCCATATAGAGTAAATAAAGCTTCTTGTTGAAATAAAAGTCCGTTGTAGTAAACTTTACGGCAAGATTAGGTCCATACTTTGCCTTCTTCCTCAGATAGTAAAATATGACATCCAAATGCTGagacaagaaaagaagaacgCTAAATATACGACACATATAccaaaaaatataaacatatacagGCATATATCAAAAGTATACATGCACATAAACAGATTTATACAAACATATTGAACCATATACAAAGCATTTACTTAAGAAACAAGCAACACTCAGGCACACGTAAAGATTCAGAAACAATTGAATGGCAAGCCCGAAGGCAATCAATAGCAGCAATAAAGAACGCTTACAGAGCAGAGAAAGAAGTCTCCAAGGAACAAAAATCCTCAAAtgagaacaacatatatacagatttatacaaaaatatacatgcATTGATCTATACTTAGCTCACATATACAGATTTATACAAGCATATGCAACAGTATATGCTCACATATACAGATTTATATAATCATATGCAAAAGCATGTCTGTGTATGTACATTAGGACATATACTCCCACTATACACAattaaacaaatatatacaaaattataCATTTTACGATAGAAAAAATAGTAATACCGTGTCTTTCAAAGGTCGACCACTATGTGCAAGCGCCTCGAACCAGTCCTTCTTGTTTATATGACACGAGCCAAAAACAAAATCTTCAGGGAGATCATTTTTTCCGTCACGATACAGAGTGTTGGGGcttaaaaatcatgaagaaaAGAACACCATCAAGACATTTGCAAAAGTGAAAAAACCAGAACATAAAAAGCTTAAAATGAGTAAAATTTACCGTCG
This portion of the Lycium ferocissimum isolate CSIRO_LF1 chromosome 1, AGI_CSIRO_Lferr_CH_V1, whole genome shotgun sequence genome encodes:
- the LOC132057687 gene encoding uncharacterized protein LOC132057687 — its product is MSHIGLPRPLVVEVEEKDVTPEKLARKKFPGKLAQDPYVGDFDSGTSKCIFDIKHPFMSDIDEFNPLSILAQEFVEFVEDGMNMTRRPNTLYRDGKNDLPEDFVFGSCHINKKDWFEALAHSGRPLKDTHLDVIFYYLRKKAKYGPNLAVKFTTTDFYFNKKLYLLYMEFEEKGQDFSVIPKEHEVEEYIRGCCCDANVAWHKVDHVLFPKYVDRGKSKLGHWVFGCLYLQ